A DNA window from Candidatus Acidulodesulfobacterium acidiphilum contains the following coding sequences:
- the ilvN gene encoding acetolactate synthase small subunit produces MEKTHILSITVENESGVLTRVAGLFSARGFNIDSICVAKTLEKNESKMIIATSGDAQILEQIVKQLNRLINVIKVQEFTDDDSVLRQTVLVKVNADETTKGDIFRIKEIFNGRIIDVSRNHYTLEVTGSEKKIDSFIDILRPLGIKDIVKTGIIALASAKKII; encoded by the coding sequence ATTCTTTCTATTACAGTGGAAAACGAATCCGGCGTGCTTACCAGGGTGGCCGGACTTTTTTCGGCAAGAGGGTTTAATATCGACAGTATATGCGTAGCAAAAACTTTAGAAAAAAACGAGTCCAAAATGATAATAGCAACGTCGGGAGATGCGCAAATTTTGGAACAGATAGTTAAACAGCTTAACAGGCTTATTAACGTAATTAAAGTTCAGGAATTTACGGACGACGATTCCGTTTTAAGGCAGACCGTTCTGGTTAAAGTTAACGCTGATGAAACGACGAAAGGAGATATTTTCAGAATAAAAGAAATATTTAACGGCAGGATTATAGACGTTTCAAGAAATCATTACACTCTTGAAGTGACAGGTTCGGAAAAGAAGATCGATTCTTTTATCGACATTTTAAGGCCTTTAGGCATCAAAGACATAGTTAAAACCGGTATAATAGCTTTAGCCAGCGCTAAAAAAATAATATAA